The Centroberyx gerrardi isolate f3 chromosome 12, fCenGer3.hap1.cur.20231027, whole genome shotgun sequence genome has a window encoding:
- the LOC139916207 gene encoding C-type mannose receptor 2-like isoform X2 → MVDKSSPVLPLSFLLIAALSLEASVLTRFHYLGEKMNWTEAQQFCQKKFFDLVTLRGAEDGDQLAASLEHTKDSPAWIGLHRSPENDSVWRWTRASEGGSPGEDVSQSSHWAEGEQSSVCALVEDQMWYARKCSKRNHFYCSNGDELDHHKKLRSWYGAKKYCQQRHTDLATITEMNTEQFSESGWIGLYREAKIWRWSGQETVNYTNWAPGHPADRDCGTFELSTKLWYSNSCSKYFSFVCDGDNLVLVKENKTWEEALEHCRAMAGSKTHGNHLYDLVWTGLRFLAGRWLWVNGEPLRYQDLPLCPAPRQHCGTLSKDQRDHWGTRDCRERRNFICYEKNFLLS, encoded by the exons ATGGTGGACAAGAGCAGCCCTGtactccccctctccttcctgctCATTGCCGCTCTTTCCTTGGAGGCATCTGTGCTGACCAGATTTCACTATTTGGGTGAGAAGATGAACTGGACAGAAGCTCAACAGTTCTGCCAGAAGAAATTCTTTGACTTGGTTACTCTCAGGGGAGCAGAGGACGGAGACCAACTGGCCGCTAGCTTGGAGCACACCAAGGACAGTCCTGCCTGGATTGGTCTTCACAGAAGCCCTGAGAACGACTCAGTCTGGAGGTGGACTAGAGCAAG cGAAGGAGGGAGCCCAGGAGAAGACGTCTCGCAGAGTAGTCACtgggcagagggagagcagagtaGCGTCTGTGCCTTAGTGGAGGATCAAATGTGGTATGCTCGTAAATGTTCTAAAAGAAACCATTTCTACTGCTCTAACGGGGACGAACTAGACCATCATAAAAAGTTACGGTCCTGGTACGGTGCTAAAAAGTACTGTCAGCAGAGGCACACTGACCTAGCTACCATCACCGAGATGAACACAGAACAATtcagtgaaagtggctggaTTGGACTGTACAGAGAGGCTAAGATCTGGAGGTGGTCTGGACAAGAGACAGTGAACTACACAAATTGGGCACCAGGACATCCAGCTGACAGAGACTGCGGCACTTTTGAACTCAGCACTAAACTGTGGTACAGCAATTCATGCTCTAAGTATTTTAGCTTTGTCTGCGACGGTGACAACCTGGTCCTGGTGAAGGAGAACAAGACGTGGGAGGAGGCCCTGGAGCACTGCAGGGCCATGGCTGGCAGCAAAACTCATGGCAACCACCTGTACGACCTG GTTTGGACCGGCCTGCGCTTCCTGGCTGGCAGGTGGCTGTGGGTGAACGGAGAGCCGCTGAGGTACCAGGACCTGCCGCTCTGCCCGGCCCCACGGCAGCACTGTGGAACCCTGTCCAAGGACCAGAGAGACCACTGGGGGACCAGGGActgcagggagagaaggaacTTCATCTGCTACGAAAAGAATTTTCTCTTGTCATGA
- the LOC139916207 gene encoding macrophage mannose receptor 1-like isoform X1: MVDKSSPVLPLSFLLIAALSLEASVLTRFHYLGEKMNWTEAQQFCQKKFFDLVTLRGAEDGDQLAASLEHTKDSPAWIGLHRSPENDSVWRWTRASEGGSPGEDVSQSSHWAEGEQSSVCALVEDQMWYARKCSKRNHFYCSNGDELDHHKKLRSWYGAKKYCQQRHTDLATITEMNTEQFSESGWIGLYREAKIWRWSGQETVNYTNWAPGHPADRDCGTFELSTKLWYSNSCSKYFSFVCDGDNLVLVKENKTWEEALEHCRAMAGSKTHGNHLYDLVSLQTGNDHTYARERIQGATTNEVWTGLRFLAGRWLWVNGEPLRYQDLPLCPAPRQHCGTLSKDQRDHWGTRDCRERRNFICYEKNFLLS, translated from the exons ATGGTGGACAAGAGCAGCCCTGtactccccctctccttcctgctCATTGCCGCTCTTTCCTTGGAGGCATCTGTGCTGACCAGATTTCACTATTTGGGTGAGAAGATGAACTGGACAGAAGCTCAACAGTTCTGCCAGAAGAAATTCTTTGACTTGGTTACTCTCAGGGGAGCAGAGGACGGAGACCAACTGGCCGCTAGCTTGGAGCACACCAAGGACAGTCCTGCCTGGATTGGTCTTCACAGAAGCCCTGAGAACGACTCAGTCTGGAGGTGGACTAGAGCAAG cGAAGGAGGGAGCCCAGGAGAAGACGTCTCGCAGAGTAGTCACtgggcagagggagagcagagtaGCGTCTGTGCCTTAGTGGAGGATCAAATGTGGTATGCTCGTAAATGTTCTAAAAGAAACCATTTCTACTGCTCTAACGGGGACGAACTAGACCATCATAAAAAGTTACGGTCCTGGTACGGTGCTAAAAAGTACTGTCAGCAGAGGCACACTGACCTAGCTACCATCACCGAGATGAACACAGAACAATtcagtgaaagtggctggaTTGGACTGTACAGAGAGGCTAAGATCTGGAGGTGGTCTGGACAAGAGACAGTGAACTACACAAATTGGGCACCAGGACATCCAGCTGACAGAGACTGCGGCACTTTTGAACTCAGCACTAAACTGTGGTACAGCAATTCATGCTCTAAGTATTTTAGCTTTGTCTGCGACGGTGACAACCTGGTCCTGGTGAAGGAGAACAAGACGTGGGAGGAGGCCCTGGAGCACTGCAGGGCCATGGCTGGCAGCAAAACTCATGGCAACCACCTGTACGACCTGGTAAGCCTGCAGACTGGGAACGACCACACCTACGCCAGAGAGAGGATCCAGGGGGCCACGACCAATGAG GTTTGGACCGGCCTGCGCTTCCTGGCTGGCAGGTGGCTGTGGGTGAACGGAGAGCCGCTGAGGTACCAGGACCTGCCGCTCTGCCCGGCCCCACGGCAGCACTGTGGAACCCTGTCCAAGGACCAGAGAGACCACTGGGGGACCAGGGActgcagggagagaaggaacTTCATCTGCTACGAAAAGAATTTTCTCTTGTCATGA
- the tmem147 gene encoding BOS complex subunit TMEM147 produces MTLFHFGNCFALAYFPYFITYKCSGLSEYNAFWRCVQAGATYLFVQLCKMLFLATFFPTWEGGAGVYDFVGEFMKATVDLADLLGLHLVMSRNAGKGEYKIMVAAMGWATAELVMSRCLPLWVGARGIEFDWKYIQMSFDSNISLVHYIAMAAVVWMFTRYDLPKSFRLPVTVLLGLCVYKAFLMELFVHVFLLGSWTALLVKAVLTGAISLCSLFLFVTLVHSN; encoded by the exons ATGACACTGTTTCACTTTGGAAACTGCTTTGCCTTGGCATATTTCCCCTACTTCATCACATACAAATGCAGCGGACT TTCAGAGTATAATGCATTCTGGAGGTGTGTCCAGGCTGGAGCAACCTACCTGTTTGTCCAGCTATGTAAG atgCTGTTCCTGGCCACATTCTTCCCCACCTGGGAAGGAGGAGCTGGAGTTTACGACTTTGTAGGG GAATTCATGAAGGCAACAGTGGACCTAGCAGACCTGTTGGGCCTCCATCTTGTGATGTCTCGTAATGCCGGTAAAGGAGAGTACAAGATCATGGTGGCTGCCATGGGCTGGGCAACAGCCGAACTGGTCATGTCCAG GTGTCTTCCTCTGTGGGTAGGAGCCAGAGGGATAGAGTTTGACTGGAAATACATCCAGATGAGTTTTGACTCTAACATAAGTCTG GTCCATTATATCGCCATGGCAGCGGTGGTATGGATGTTTACACGGTATGACCTTCCCAAGAGCTTCAGGCTACCTGTTACCGTGCTGCTGGGCCTGTGTGTCTACAAGGCCTTCCTAATGGA GTTATTTGTCCACGTCTTCCTGCTGGGCAGCTGGACAGCGCTGTTGGTGAAAGCCGTGCTGACTGGagccatctctctctgctcgcTGTTTCTCTTCGTCACTCTGGTCCACAGCAACTAA